A window of the Callospermophilus lateralis isolate mCalLat2 chromosome 7, mCalLat2.hap1, whole genome shotgun sequence genome harbors these coding sequences:
- the LOC143404548 gene encoding PRAME family member 12-like, producing the protein MSIQSPPTLLELAGRSLLSDKSRVILDLEDLPIELFPPLFVEAFSRGHTEILKKMVQAWPFPCLPLGTLMRQPQPEMLRVALDGLDMLLAQQDRPRRWKLQVLDLRMVPRNFWRMWSGAVVDACSPEDIKKNQALKLGPAMAAKQPLKIFIDLCLTEGPLDEFLTLLFLWVTQRRDRLHLCCSWLKILWKPTRHTRKILRLLQLDSVQKVEVHCTWVPSTLAACAPFLGQMRNLRKLLISQVCVPAHTSPEEQKRLLAQLTSQFLRMDCLRKFYVDAVLLLQGHLEQVLGHLKTPLETLSITNCPLSDSDWNYLSRCPNTSQLRRLDLRYINLTNFSPEPLKILLETVAATLKRLDLEACEITESQLQAILPALSRCSQLRILCFSRNRISMSVLRDLLYHTARLSQLSIELYPAPLESYDAQGAIHPGRCSQLCAELTALLKDFRQPKVLVFSTAPCPQCGRMFLYN; encoded by the exons ATGAGCATCCAGTCCCCACCCACGCTGCTGGAGCTGGCAGGGCGCAGCCTGCTGAGCGACAAGTCCAGGGTCATCCTGGATCTGGAGGACCTGCCCATAGAGCTCTTCCCACCACTCTTTGTGGAGGCCTTCAGCAGGGGACACACTGAGATCCTGAAGAAAATGGTGCAGGCCTGGCCCTTCCCCTGCCTGCCCCTGGGGACCCTGATGAGGCAGCCACAGCCTGAGATGCTCCGAGTGGCCCTGGATGGGCTGGACATGCTGCTTGCCCAGCAGGATCGCCCCAG GAGGTGGAAACTGCAGGTGCTGGATTTGCGGATGGTTCCACGGAACTTCTGGAGGATGTGGTCTGGAGCCGTGGTCGATGCCTGCTCACCAGAGGACATTAAGAAGAATCAAGCGTTGAAACTTGGTCCAGCAATGGCAGCTAAGCAGCCCTTGAAGATATTCATAGACTTGTGCCTCACAGAAGGGCCCCTGGATGAATTCCTGACTCTCTTGTTCCTATGGGTCACACAGAGAAGGGACAGGCTGCACCTGTGTTGCAGTTGGCTGAAGATCTTATGGAAACCCACCCGCCACACCAGAAAGATCCTGAGACTGTTGCAGCTGGACTCTGTCCAGAAGGTGGAAGTGCACTGCACCTGGGTGCCCTCCACCTTGGCTGCTTGTGCTCCTTTCTTGGGCCAGATGAGGAACCTGAGGAAGCTGCTTATCTCCCAGGTTTGCGTGCCTGCCCACACCTCCCCAGAGGAGCAGAAGCGGTTGCTCGCCCAGCTCACCTCCCAATTCCTCAGGATGGACTGCCTGCGGAAGTTCTATGTGGATGCTGTCCTCctcctccagggccacctggagcaGGTGCTGGG GCACCTGAAGACCCCCCTGGAGACCCTCTCAATAACCAACTGCCCGCTCTCGGATTCCGACTGGAATTATCTCTCCCGGTGCCCAAACACCAGCCAGCTCAGACGCCTGGATCTGAGATACATCAATCTGACCAATTTCAGCCCAGAGCCCCTCAAAATTCTGCTGGAGACTGTTGCAGCCACCCTGAAGAGGTTGGACTTGGAAGCCTGTGAGATCACGGAATCCCAGCTCCAAGCCATCCTGCCTGCCCTGAGCCGCTGCTCCCAGCTCAGGATCTTGTGCTTTTCCCGGAATCGCATCTCCATGTCGGTCCTCAGGGACCTGCTCTATCACACTGCCAGGCTGAGCCAGTTGAGCATAGAGCTATACCCTGCCCCTCTGGAGAGCTACGATGCCCAGGGTGCCATCCACCCAGGGAGATGTTCCCAACTCTGTGCTGAGCTCACAGCACTATTGAAGGACTTTAGGCAGCCCAAGGTCCTTGTGTTCTCTACTGCCCCATGTCCTCAATGTGGCCGCATGTTCCTCTACAACTAG